From the genome of Malus sylvestris chromosome 6, drMalSylv7.2, whole genome shotgun sequence, one region includes:
- the LOC126627225 gene encoding 50S ribosomal protein L19-2, chloroplastic-like, protein MGSKILPQALLTIPRNPNEFPPVKLGFSAALARRSSNCSRVSLSRVSSSSIGSVFSPIVSAMSKRNFVVRAEPSSEGETGATDDAQEIKAAGRGEASVAVVESEAEAEAVLESEPEEPKPPRKSRVKLGDIMGILNKRAVEAAEQERPVPDIRTGDVVQIKLEVPENKRRLSIYKGIVISRQNAGIHTTIRIRRIIAGIGVEIVFPLYSPNIKELKVLSHRKVRRARLYYLRDKLPRLSTFK, encoded by the exons aTGGGCTCCAAAATTCTTCCACAg GCTCTGCTAACAATTCCAAGAAACCCTAACGAATTCCCGCCAGTAAAGCTCGGTTTTTCAGCTGCTCTCGCTCGCCGCTCTTCCAATTGCTCTCGGGTTTCGCTCTCTAGGGTTTCATCGAGCTCAATTGGGTCCGTTTTCAGTCCCATTGTTTCTGCAATGTCGAAACGGAACTTTGTTGTGAGGGCCGAGCCGAGCTCTGAAGGTGAAACCGGAGCCACGGATGATGCCCAAGAGATTAAAGCGGCTGGGAGAGGAGAGGCCTCTGTGGCCGTGGTAGAATctgaagcagaagcagaagcagtgCTGGAGTCTGAACCCGAAGAGCCAAAGCCGCCGAGAAAGTCTCGGGTTAAGCTCGGAGATATAATGGGG ATATTAAATAAAAGGGCAGTTGAGGCGGCCGAGCAGGAAAGGCCAGTTCCGGACATTAGGACTGGAGATGTTGTGCAAATTAAACTG GAAGTTCCTGAAAATAAGAGAAGGTTGTCTATCTATAAGGGCATTGTCATTTCTAGACAAAATGCTGGTATTCACACAACTATTCGCATTCGGAGGATTATTGCTGGCATAGGGGTTGAGATTGTGTTCCCGCT ATACTCACCAAACATTAAGGAGCTAAAGGTTCTGAGTCACAGGAAAGTCAGGAGGGCAAGGTTGTACTATTTGAGAGATAAGCTTCCAAGGCTATCGACTTTCAAATGA
- the LOC126625160 gene encoding putative glycerol-3-phosphate transporter 4, which produces MSQNSDTMRGIPPGILLIRSIRGKDWSLSTYRYVILLVTFIAYTCYHASRKPSSIVKSVLYPDPNKGNGLDPLFGKVFVKREFGGNENYRIDKGWAPFNGTDGTSKLGEIDLAFLACYSLGMYVAGHLGDTLDLRLFLTTGMIGSGIFVALFGMGYFWNIHVFGYYLGMQMIAGLFQATGWPSVVAVIGNWFGKGKRGLIMGIWNAHTSVGNISGSLLAASVLDYGWGWCFIVPGVFIAVGGVIVFFFLAAYPEDIGFSFPPNSAPNLEATADDEEANIKKGFIVEGETKTVRRIGSVSRTSIGLIQACTIPGVIPFALCLFFSKLVAYTFLYWLPFYLSQTEIGGEYVSVKSAGNLSTLFDVGGIVGGILAGYISDKLNARATTAAGFMSFAIPAMLLYRKYGSISHNANIALMMVAGLFINGPYALITTAVSADLGTHSSLRGDSRALATVTAIIDGTGSVGAAFGPLLTGFLSTKGWDAVFVMLMICALIATLLLSRLVIAEISEKMCKPVPVSSEQSFGAPASQPLLSDQR; this is translated from the exons ATGTCTCAGAACTCTGATACAATGAGAGGAATCCCACCTGGGATTTTGCTGATTAGAAGCATTAGAGGCAAAGATTGGAGTCTTTCTACATATAGATATGTGATTTTGCTTGTTACTTTCATAGCTTATACATGTTACCATGCATCTAGAAAGCCCAGTAGTATAGTTAAAAGTGTTTTGTATCCTGACCCCAATAAAGGCAATGGCTTGGACCCCTTGTTTGGCAAAGTCTTTGTCAAGAGAGAGTTTGGGGGCAATGAGAATTATAGGATAGACAAGGGTTGGGCTCCCTTCAACGGAACCGATGGGACGTCGAAATTGGGGGAGATTGATCTTGCATTTCTTGCATGTTACTCTTTGGGAATGTATGTTGCTGGGCATTTGGGAGATACTTTGGACCTCCGGTTGTTCTTGACGACCGGGATGATTGGGAGTGGCATTTTTGTTGCCCTGTTTGGGATGGGATACTTTTGGAATATCCATGTGTTTGGTTACTATCTTGGGATGCAAATGATTGCCGGGTTGTTCCAGGCAACGGGTTGGCCTTCGGTTGTTGCTGTGATTGGTAATTGGTTTGGAAAGGGTAAGAGGGGTTTGATAATGGGCATATGGAATGCGCATACTTCGGTTGGGAATATAAGTGGGTCACTTCTTGCTGCTAGTGTTCTGGATTATGGGTGGGGTTGGTGCTTTATTGTTCCAGGTGTTTTTATAGCAGTTGGAGGCGTAatcgttttcttcttcttggctGCTTATCCTGAAGATATTGGATTTTCTTTCCCGCCAAATTCAGCTCCTAATTTGGAGGCAACGGCCGATGACGAAGAAGCTAATATAAAAAAAGGATTTATTGTCGAGGGTGAAACAAAAACTGTTCGCCGAATTGGGTCTGTGAGTAGGACAAGTATTGGACTTATTCAAGCTTGTACAATACCAGGAGTTATACCTTTTGCGTTGTGCCTCTTCTTCTCAAAGCTTGTGGCCTACACATTTCTGTACTGGCTACCATTTTATCTCAGTCAGACAG AAATAGGGGGAGAGTATGTTTCTGTGAAATCTGCTGGAAATCTCTCCACTTTGTTCGATGTGGGAGGCATAGTTGGTGGAATCCTTGCTGGCTACATATCTGATAAACTTAATGCTCGAGCTACCACGGCAGCAGGCTTCATGTCCTTTGCAATTCCGGCAATGCTTTTATATCGGAAATATGGCAGCATTTCACACAATGCCAACATTGCACTTATGATGGTTGCTGGCTTGTTTATTAATGGGCCCTATGCACTTATCACCACTGCAGTTTCTGCAGACCTTGGTACGCACAGCTCCCTTAGAGGGGATTCTCGAGCACTGGCAACAGTTACCGCCATAATTGATGGTACAGGATCAGTTGGTGCAGCTTTTGGCCCTCTTCTTACTGGTTTCCTTTCAACAAAGGGGTGGGATGCAGTATTTGTGATGTTAATGATTTGTGCTCTTATTGCGACGCTTCTTTTATCACGTTTGGTTATAGCTGAAATTTCTGAGAAGATGTGCAAACCAGTACCTGTATCCAGTGAGCAAAGTTTTGGAG CTCCTGCATCACAACCACTTCTAAGTGATCAACGATGA